TGTGGAGGTTCGGGTTAGTCTCTGATATTCACCCTGTAcgtagttctttttttttttttttgtccgttCTGATGTTTTTCATCGCTTTCTTATTCTGTAtgtagtttttatttatttattccgCCTGTACTTAGTTTTTACAAGTGAGAAAATAACAAATCAAAACTATATATGTGTATACGTTGTAGACCGTTGGTGTATGTGCGACGGCACATAATCGATCTTGACATTATCTCATGGATATATTGTACAGCTAATCGGGTGTCTTTCTCTTGCTTAGAAACGGGTACATGCAAAATTTcgtagcagttttttttttggtaatgtaaTGTGTTCGAAACcaacttacgcgcacctcaaacTAATTTATacaacacctctctctctctctctctctctctctctctcacacaactttgtttgattgtgtaagattttattagaaactTTTGTGAGTCtgaaaaaatgcattttaaatTCAACTTCTTGAGCTCCGTGCATAACACGGATTTAATACTACTAATATATATAGTCTATATTATAAGCGGAATGTTCATCATCCTAGTTGTTCATGACCAGTTTTGGACAAAACAATGCAACCAAATATAAAAAGGGTATACTCGGTCCACGAATTTCCCGCATATACGTTATGTGGGGAAGTGTTGATGTACGCAGCTTATATGCGTAAGTATCAACCTTGCAACCTTTTGCCATCacagtcctctctctctctctctctctctctctctctctctctctctctctcatcatagTTGATCATCTATCAGTGTTACATTCGCTATTATGGCGGTTGGAAGAGATGAGATGAGAGGCGTAACGGGGCTTCTCTTAGTAGTCAATTTAGTGTTGTATCTCATCATAATTGGTCTAGCTAGTTGGTGTTTTAACCAAGAAATCGACCTCAAATTGTTTAACCGTCGTACGTAATTaacccaaatctctctctctcctattttctGGGATGTGCTTTTcaatctctctctgtctctctccagATTTTGGCGGGAATACGGCCACGGTCTTCGTGTTGATATATGCATTGCTTGGTGGAGTCATAGGTGCGAGTTCGGTGATAGCTGGATTCATACATAACAGGGCTTGGAGCAGAGATAGTTTGGGCAATGCTACTTCCACGGCACTCATTTCCTTTGCTGTTACAGCTCTTGCTTTtgggtatctctctctcctctctctctctctctctctctctccctgtaaAATGTCAATCTCAAGTCCATTAGTCCAACTTTAATAGCCTTTTACTCTTGTCGTGCTCTGAAGAAAACGGCTGGGTACACTGAAATCTAACTAGTACTATAGGAGCATGAATTAGGAGGGCTGATCCGGGGCCTAAGCCAACTGCGAAGAGGGACTCCTTTTTACTTTTGGATTTATTACATGTTGGTTAGTTGAAAACATTTTTGCTGAGTTATACGTGTACTAATATTAGTTTAGGATCCTAATTTGTACACTTTTTGGATGCCTAAAGGCGGCTTGCG
This DNA window, taken from Rhododendron vialii isolate Sample 1 chromosome 8a, ASM3025357v1, encodes the following:
- the LOC131299005 gene encoding membrane protein PM19L-like — translated: MAVGRDEMRGVTGLLLVVNLVLYLIIIGLASWCFNQEIDLKLFNRHFGGNTATVFVLIYALLGGVIGASSVIAGFIHNRAWSRDSLGNATSTALISFAVTALAFGLVCKEIALGGYRGNILKTLEIVVIVSTFFQMLYLLLLHAGMYSSRYGPAYS